A window from Setaria italica strain Yugu1 chromosome VIII, Setaria_italica_v2.0, whole genome shotgun sequence encodes these proteins:
- the LOC101784948 gene encoding probable glycosyltransferase 3 yields the protein MRTPAGGGWLLQPRGSSSKLTQRAINNIRFTLLCAFVTFLVLRGTVGVNRRLVYIAGSDRAPPGAKATEDIERILREIRADSDPDPEPNDDGNTSPSTRATRYYDRGSAWSTANYSLGPRVTRWNARRRRWLHLNPGFPSRDARGNPRVLLVTASPPGPCDDPAGDHFLLRATKNKIDYCRLHGIELAHITARLDGELTGGWAKLPLLRRLMLAHPEVEWLWWVDGDALVTDMGFELPLARYEGAHLVVHGNSYLLFQLRSWVAVSTGSFLIRNCQWSLELLDAWAVMGSRGRARNDAGKLLTATLHGRPAFEADDQSALIHLLITEKERWMEKVYLENEYYLHGHWSGLVDRYEQAMEKHHPGYGDDRWPFVTHFVGCKPCGGGVGRSIRSGGNSSDEYPLDRCVRGMERAFNFADNQVLRLYGFRHESLASAEVRRVTNRSANPLEAKEEAISFLKKSKDPDVKSHDVRRNRKRKGKRDSVLERILKRLGWTPGI from the coding sequence ATGCGtacgccggcgggcggcggatggcTGCTGCAGCcgcggggcagcagcagcaagctcaCACAGCGGGCCATCAACAACATCAGGTTCACCCTGCTCTGCGCCTTCGTCACGTTCCTCGTCCTCCGCGGCACCGTCGGCGTCAACCGCCGCCTCGTCTACATCGCCGGCTCCgaccgcgcgccgcccggcgcaAAGGCCACAGAGGACATCGAGCGCATCCTCCGCGAGATCCGCGCCGACTCCGACCCCGACCCCGAACCCAACGACGACGGCAACACATCGCCGTCGACCCGGGCAACGCGGTACTACGACCGCGGCAGCGCGTGGTCGACGGCGAACTACAGTCTGGGGCCGCGGGTCACGCGGTGGAACGCcaggcgccggcggtggctgcACCTGAACCCGGGGTTCCCGTCCCGCGATGCGCGCGGCAACCCGCGCGTCCTGCTCGtcacggcctcgccgccggggcCCTGCGACGACCCCGCCGGCGACCACTTCCTGCTCCGGGCGACCAAGAACAAGATCGACTACTGCCGCCTCCACGGCATCGAGCTCGCGCACATCACTGCGCGCCTCGACGGCGAGCTCACGGGCGGCTGGGCCAAGCtcccgctgctgcgccgcctcaTGCTCGCGCACCCGGAGGTGGAGTGGCTATGGTGGGTGGACGGCGACGCGCTCGTCACCGACATGGGGTTCGAGCTCCCACTCGCGCGCTACGAGGGCGCCCACCTCGTCGTCCACGGCAATTCCTACCTCCTCTTCCAGCTCCGCTCCTGGGTCGCCGTCAGCACCGGCAGCTTCCTGATCCGGAACTGCCAGTGGTCGCTGGAGCTGCTCGACGCCTGGGCCGTGATGGGGTCCAGAGGCCGCGCCCGCAACGACGCCGGCAAGCTGCTGACGGCGACCCTCCATGGACGGCCGGCGTTCGAGGCCGACGACCAGTCGGCGCTCATCCACCTGCTGATCACCGAGAAGGAGCGGTGGATGGAGAAGGTGTACCTCGAGAACGAGTACTACCTGCACGGCCACTGGTCGGGGCTCGTCGATCGGTACGAGCAGGCGATGGAGAAGCACCACCCGGGTTACGGCGACGACCGGTGGCCGTTCGTCACGCACTTCGTCGGATGCAAgccttgcggcggcggcgtcggcaggTCAATCAGGAGCGGCGGCAATTCCAGTGACGAGTACCCGCTGGACCGGTGCGTCAGGGGAATGGAACGCGCCTTCAACTTCGCCGATAACCAGGTTCTCCGGCTGTACGGCTTCCGGCACGAGTCGCTGGCGAGCGCCGAGGTCAGGCGGGTGACGAACCGGTCGGCGAACCCGCTGGAGGCTAAGGAGGAGGCTATCTCTTTCTTGAAGAAATCCAAGGACCCGGATGTCAAGAGCCATGATGTACGCAGAAATCGAAAGCGCAAAGGAAAGAGAGACTCTGTTCTTGAAAGAATTCTGAAGAGGCTGGGATGGACGCCTGGGatttga
- the LOC101785342 gene encoding probable glycosyltransferase 3, giving the protein MGVAGGGGRMRASSIKKQRQRTMNNIKITLLCGFITVLVLRGTAGFNLLVNSGDPDGAAADAKVVEDIERILAEIRSDSEPDEVVVFVGDGGSSSSSSPSNVTAGGFGNFSFSPSATLIKVKEYSLGPKVSDWDSQRQEWLSRHPEFPSRDARGNPKVLLVTGSPPGPCDNPAGDHYLLKAIKNKIDYCRLHGMDIVHNMAHLDPELTGYWSKIPLVRRLMLAHPEVEWIWWMDSDAIFTDMAFELPFSRYEGRNLVVHGYPDLLFEKRSWISLNAGIFLLRNCQWSLDLLDAWVPMGPRGPSRIEAGKLLTASLSGRPPFEADDQSVLIHLLLIQKDKWMEKVQIETEFYLHGFWTGLVDRYEQMMEEHHPGLGDDRWPFITHFVGCKTCGRYEDYPLERCLRGMERAFNFADNQVLRLYGFQHRSLVSAKVRRVTDPRANPLEAKEAALKMDAKFQRV; this is encoded by the coding sequence AtgggggtggccggcggcggtgggcggatGCGTGCGAGCAGCATCAAGAAGCAGCGGCAGCGGACCATGAACAACATCAAGATCACGCTCCTCTGCGGCTTCATCACCGTGCTTGTCCTCCGCGGCACCGCCGGCTTCAACCTCCTCGTCAACAGCGGCGACCCCGACGGCGCCGCTGCCGACGCCAAGGTCGTCGAGGACATCGAGCGCATCCTCGCCGAGATCCGCTCCGACTCCGAGCCCGACGAGGTCGTAGTCTTCGTCGGGGacggcggctcctcctcctcgtcgtcccccAGTAACGTGACGGCCGGCGGCTTCGGCAACTTCTCGTTCTCGCCGTCGGCGACGCTGATCAAGGTGAAGGAGTACAGCCTGGGCCCCAAGGTGAGCGACTGGGACTCCCAGCGCCAGGAGTGGCTGTCCCGGCACCCGGAGTTCCCTTCCCGCGACGCGCGCGGCAACCCGAAGGTCCTGCTCGtcaccggctcgccgccggggcCCTGCGACAACCCCGCCGGCGACCACTACCTCCTCAAGGCGATCAAGAACAAGATCGACTACTGCCGGCTCCACGGCATGGACATCGTGCACAACATGGCGCACCTGGACCCGGAGCTGACGGGGTACTGGTCCAAGATCCCGCTGGTGCGCCGCCTCATGCTGGCGCACCCGGAGGTGGAGTGGATCTGGTGGATGGACAGCGACGCCATCTTCACCGACATGGCCTTCGAGCTCCCGTTCTCCCGCTACGAGGGCCGCAACCTCGTCGTCCACGGCTACCCGGACCTCCTCTTCGAGAAGCGCTCCTGGATCTCCCTCAACGCCGGCATCTTCCTGCTCCGCAACTGCCAGTGGTCGCTGGACCTTCTTGACGCGTGGGTGCCCATGGGCCCAAGAGGCCCGTCCCGCATCGAGGCCGGGAAGCTGCTGACGGCGAGCCTGTCCGGCCGGCCACCGTTCGAGGCCGACGACCAGTCGGTGCTGATCCACCTGCTGCTCATCCAGAAGGACAAGTGGATGGAGAAGGTGCAAATCGAGACGGAGTTCTACCTCCATGGCTTCTGGACGGGGCTGGTGGACAGGTACGAGCAGATGATGGAGGAGCACCACCCGGGGCTCGGCGACGACCGCTGGCCGTTCATCACGCACTTCGTCGGGTGCAAGACCTGCGGGAGGTACGAGGACTACCCGCTGGAGCGGTGCCTGAGGGGGATGGAGCGCGCCTTCAACTTCGCCGACAACCAGGTGCTCAGGCTCTACGGCTTCCAGCACCGGTCGCTGGTGAGCGCCAAGGTCAGGAGGGTCACCGACCCGAGGGCCAACCCGCTCGAGGCCAAGGAGGCCGCGCTCAAGATGGACGCCAAGTTCCAGCGCGTCTAG